In Nocardia sp. NBC_00403, one DNA window encodes the following:
- a CDS encoding dynamin family protein: MGTPAPQAKPPAVPLLSVLGETIAAARAAGRTDLVGRLEVAADRVRDPRRRIVIAGQLDQGKSRFVNALLNLDICPVGDDATTAVTTELSHGPEPRAELVVTGHSGGQEARIPVPVDEIGMITARSPLAEGRRILRLEIQVPNPLLADGIVLVDTPGVGGHGSSYAATVLGMVPAADAVLVLSDASTELTEPELAFVRQVRELCPTVALLLTKTDLYPHWRQVHEADLRHLEWARLDVPMIPVSAVLRSHAMRLQDQQLGIESGFGVLYQFLREQVVARDVAATRLAVARDIHSAAEHLALALGSELVALRDPEQGAAAVRELQSARTAAEDLHRRTAAWQLTLADGITDLAGDVDHDLRDRLRTIARTGEEWIDAHDPGRHWGRIAEWLTGTIDTALGDNLLWTHARAVQLAEQVAEHFTEIGAVDLPDVHPGLNTDESRAGSGTLAGLEPDIGLGSKLLVGMRGSYGGVLMVGLVSTFAGLALLNPLSLGAGLLVGGKAFRDDKQARMTRRRNEAKIAIRRFVDDVAFQAGKESKDRLHRIHRALRDHYTGVAERSLRSIDDSLRAAQEAATMETARRAERCTVLERQLRVVAELRRYADAMQTIRVIERAAPLEGQVGTVGR, encoded by the coding sequence ATGGGGACACCCGCACCACAGGCAAAACCACCCGCGGTACCGCTGCTTTCGGTACTCGGTGAAACCATCGCCGCGGCGCGCGCTGCGGGTCGCACCGACCTGGTCGGCCGCCTGGAAGTGGCGGCCGATCGGGTCCGTGATCCGCGGCGGCGCATCGTCATTGCCGGACAGCTCGATCAGGGCAAGAGTCGGTTCGTCAACGCACTGTTGAACCTCGATATCTGCCCGGTGGGCGATGATGCGACCACCGCGGTGACGACCGAGCTTTCCCATGGGCCCGAACCACGTGCCGAGCTGGTCGTCACAGGTCACAGTGGTGGGCAGGAGGCACGAATCCCGGTGCCGGTCGACGAGATCGGCATGATCACCGCACGATCACCGCTGGCCGAGGGACGCCGGATTCTCCGTCTGGAGATTCAAGTGCCGAACCCGCTGCTCGCCGACGGCATCGTGCTGGTGGACACCCCCGGGGTCGGCGGGCACGGAAGTTCTTATGCGGCAACTGTGCTCGGCATGGTGCCCGCCGCAGACGCGGTGCTGGTGCTCTCGGACGCCTCGACCGAGCTGACCGAGCCGGAGCTCGCCTTTGTGCGTCAGGTGCGCGAACTGTGCCCGACGGTCGCGCTCCTGCTCACCAAAACCGACCTGTACCCGCATTGGCGGCAGGTGCACGAGGCCGACCTTCGCCACCTCGAGTGGGCACGGCTCGACGTGCCGATGATCCCGGTCTCCGCGGTGCTGCGCAGCCACGCCATGCGGTTGCAGGATCAGCAGCTCGGCATCGAATCCGGCTTCGGCGTGCTCTATCAGTTCCTGCGTGAGCAGGTGGTTGCCCGCGATGTGGCCGCGACCCGCCTCGCGGTAGCGCGCGACATCCATTCGGCCGCAGAACATTTGGCGCTTGCTCTGGGCAGCGAACTGGTCGCGCTACGCGATCCCGAGCAGGGCGCCGCGGCTGTGCGCGAATTGCAGTCGGCCAGGACTGCGGCCGAGGACCTGCACCGCCGCACGGCGGCATGGCAGCTGACACTCGCCGACGGAATCACCGACCTGGCCGGCGATGTCGATCATGATCTGCGTGATCGGTTGCGCACTATCGCCAGAACCGGTGAGGAGTGGATCGACGCCCATGATCCCGGCAGACATTGGGGCCGGATCGCCGAATGGCTCACGGGCACCATCGATACCGCACTCGGAGACAACCTGCTGTGGACGCATGCCCGCGCGGTGCAACTCGCCGAGCAGGTCGCCGAACACTTCACCGAAATCGGTGCTGTCGACCTGCCCGACGTGCACCCCGGCCTCAACACCGACGAGAGCCGCGCCGGATCGGGCACTCTCGCCGGCCTGGAGCCCGACATCGGCCTCGGCAGCAAACTGCTCGTCGGAATGCGCGGCTCCTATGGCGGTGTGCTGATGGTCGGTCTCGTCAGTACCTTCGCCGGGCTTGCGTTGCTCAACCCGCTCTCGCTCGGCGCGGGTCTGCTGGTCGGCGGCAAGGCTTTCCGTGATGACAAGCAGGCCAGGATGACGCGCAGGCGGAACGAGGCGAAGATCGCGATCCGGCGGTTCGTCGACGATGTCGCCTTCCAGGCAGGCAAGGAATCCAAGGACCGGCTGCACCGCATCCATCGGGCCCTGCGCGACCACTACACCGGCGTCGCCGAGCGCAGCCTGCGCTCGATCGACGATTCGCTGCGCGCGGCGCAGGAGGCGGCGACGATGGAAACCGCGCGGCGCGCCGAGCGGTGCACGGTGCTCGAGCGGCAGCTGCGGGTGGTCGCGGAGCTGCGGCGCTATGCGGATGCCATGCAGACCATACGGGTGATCGAGCGTGCCGCGCCGTTGGAAGGGCAGGTCGGTACGGTGGGCCGATGA
- a CDS encoding S1 family peptidase, whose protein sequence is MRKLVARSAAVKAAAVGCAATVFLAPLLGITSASATPTQLPAENLPAELVQAISRDLKMTPAEYLERSARAQQLSEYARDFRSERPDSFAGAWIGTDGRPFVAVTSVDAAKIASAAGYQTHLAPVSANALENSLMQLNQWINTLPRELSSTINSVAVDFLNSQLVLSVANTPAGHVLNLPTLIANVKVILSPGSGGPIERRPMGGDTYISAPTSLHDAELRSVDVCSFGFNGVDAAGNALNISAGHCDPNLGKGDQQAGVYLPNVKDIPNSPEVGTFMQAKLGGPTALDYSVIKLNERAVRAGMDQPSVRGSNGTTLTITGTADPVTGAPVCKSGQSSTFTCGFVVADRVETQLFTAEGVSKTVRGFASSACTLGGDSGGAIFTGTLALGITSGSNAADAPNCNDANVGLAQYGGTASLGIPIRAILADIDASSGGGLGSGVELRTKQAAG, encoded by the coding sequence ATGCGCAAGTTGGTGGCGCGCAGCGCCGCGGTCAAGGCAGCAGCCGTCGGATGCGCCGCGACCGTTTTCCTCGCTCCATTGCTCGGTATCACCTCTGCATCGGCCACCCCGACGCAGCTGCCCGCCGAAAATCTGCCCGCCGAATTGGTGCAGGCCATTTCGCGCGATCTGAAGATGACGCCCGCGGAGTATCTGGAACGGTCCGCCCGCGCCCAGCAGCTCAGCGAATACGCGCGTGACTTCCGATCCGAACGTCCCGATTCCTTCGCAGGCGCGTGGATCGGCACGGACGGCAGGCCGTTCGTCGCGGTCACCTCGGTCGATGCCGCCAAGATCGCCTCGGCCGCCGGCTACCAGACCCACCTCGCTCCGGTCTCGGCGAACGCACTGGAAAACTCCCTGATGCAACTGAATCAGTGGATCAACACGCTGCCGCGTGAGCTGTCCTCCACGATCAACTCCGTCGCTGTCGACTTCCTCAACAGCCAGCTCGTCCTCAGCGTCGCGAACACTCCGGCCGGCCACGTGCTGAATCTGCCGACGCTCATCGCCAACGTGAAGGTCATCCTGTCGCCGGGCAGCGGCGGCCCGATCGAGCGCCGCCCGATGGGCGGCGACACCTACATCAGCGCCCCCACCTCACTGCACGATGCCGAGCTGCGCAGCGTCGATGTGTGCTCGTTCGGCTTCAACGGCGTGGACGCCGCGGGCAATGCGCTCAACATCAGCGCCGGCCACTGCGATCCGAATCTCGGCAAGGGCGACCAGCAGGCGGGGGTCTACCTGCCCAACGTCAAAGATATTCCGAACAGCCCCGAAGTCGGCACCTTCATGCAGGCGAAGCTCGGCGGACCGACCGCATTGGACTATTCGGTCATCAAGCTGAACGAGCGCGCGGTCAGGGCCGGCATGGACCAGCCATCGGTGCGCGGCTCCAACGGCACCACACTGACCATCACCGGCACCGCCGACCCGGTGACCGGTGCACCGGTGTGCAAGTCGGGGCAGTCGTCCACCTTCACCTGTGGGTTCGTGGTGGCCGATCGGGTCGAGACCCAGCTGTTCACCGCGGAGGGCGTGAGCAAGACCGTGCGCGGCTTCGCCAGCTCGGCGTGCACCCTCGGCGGCGACAGCGGTGGCGCGATCTTCACCGGCACCCTCGCGCTCGGCATCACCAGCGGCTCCAACGCGGCCGACGCACCGAATTGCAACGACGCAAATGTCGGCCTGGCACAGTACGGCGGCACCGCCTCGCTCGGCATTCCGATCCGTGCGATCCTCGCCGATATCGACGCATCCTCGGGCGGCGGACTCGGCAGCGGTGTCGAGTTGCGCACCAAGCAGGCGGCCGGCTAG
- a CDS encoding Hsp70 family protein: MTERLALGITVGASNSVAVAATGDISDGVDGPAGSGAVLTHPSVLRLAADSAPAFGTDARATARHSSDVVLDGFLDRVGDPVGILAEDGTSHAAADLMATAVRCLIDEIDTEATQDGSATVACHPAWWSRHTVDMQRAALDRAGLREVTLVPEPTAAVRWLEAAHGPLGDSVVVVYDLGATGLTVSVVRTGEQAALLGTPLRTTDVAGAEFDLLTMRYVLANALGGNEFDPFDPVVERELSVLRNRCRNAKEELSINTATVVPVRLNPIDRRTDDIRLIRGELEDLLRGPLLSSIELVRDAVQRAGLDIGDIGRVLLTGGGGAIPLVAELISTEFGLPVVAAAEPGHTSARGAAVLATDLLAATGDREPLAAAAAVVTNAPAKTEELPAVSWQDKSPPKVGALPGSRVRNLTGRQRAAVVAGAVVVIGLLATGTVAIGTGAQPEPSRPASTEQTTAGTSDAAATTGAGTGAGTGNAPVPGAAASVADPTGTDPKPEAGQPGSAAPGATSVEAVNNGPALDQAVASQHAPTPANPAPATPGASQPAPQSPAPAPAPAPAPAPAPAPAPAPSPKPPTQSPGGALNNTLDGVVDGVDGVVDGVGGILRPPGQIIGGSGG; the protein is encoded by the coding sequence ATGACAGAGCGTCTCGCACTCGGCATCACAGTCGGAGCGTCGAATTCGGTCGCCGTGGCGGCGACCGGGGATATCAGCGACGGGGTTGACGGACCCGCAGGTAGCGGCGCTGTTTTGACCCACCCGAGCGTACTGCGCCTGGCCGCGGACAGCGCGCCGGCCTTCGGGACGGACGCCCGCGCCACCGCCAGGCATTCCAGCGACGTGGTGCTCGATGGCTTCCTCGACCGGGTCGGCGATCCGGTCGGCATCCTGGCCGAGGACGGCACGAGCCATGCCGCCGCGGACCTGATGGCCACGGCCGTCAGGTGCCTGATCGACGAAATCGATACAGAGGCAACGCAAGACGGCTCGGCCACGGTCGCGTGCCATCCGGCGTGGTGGTCGCGGCACACCGTCGATATGCAACGCGCCGCGCTGGATCGGGCGGGCCTACGTGAGGTGACCCTGGTTCCGGAACCGACCGCCGCGGTGCGCTGGCTCGAAGCCGCACACGGCCCGCTCGGCGACAGCGTGGTGGTCGTCTACGACCTCGGCGCCACCGGGCTGACGGTCTCGGTGGTCCGCACCGGCGAACAGGCGGCCTTGCTCGGCACACCGCTGCGTACCACCGACGTGGCAGGCGCCGAATTCGACCTGCTGACCATGCGCTACGTCCTGGCTAACGCGCTGGGCGGAAATGAATTCGATCCGTTCGACCCGGTCGTCGAGCGTGAATTGTCGGTATTGCGCAACCGCTGCAGAAATGCGAAAGAAGAGCTTTCCATAAATACCGCGACCGTGGTTCCGGTGCGCTTGAATCCCATCGATCGGCGCACCGACGACATCCGGCTGATCCGCGGCGAGCTGGAGGATCTGCTGCGCGGACCGCTGCTGAGCTCGATCGAACTGGTCCGGGATGCGGTGCAGCGCGCCGGGCTCGACATCGGCGATATCGGCCGCGTGCTGCTCACCGGTGGCGGCGGCGCGATTCCACTGGTTGCCGAGCTGATCTCGACCGAGTTCGGCCTTCCGGTCGTCGCCGCGGCGGAGCCCGGACACACCAGCGCTCGCGGCGCCGCCGTGCTGGCCACGGATCTGCTGGCCGCCACCGGCGACCGCGAGCCGCTCGCGGCCGCGGCGGCTGTCGTGACGAATGCCCCGGCGAAGACCGAAGAGCTACCCGCGGTGTCGTGGCAGGACAAATCGCCGCCGAAGGTGGGGGCGCTGCCCGGCTCACGTGTCCGCAACCTGACCGGCCGGCAGCGGGCCGCCGTTGTCGCGGGCGCGGTGGTCGTCATCGGGCTGCTGGCGACCGGCACCGTCGCGATCGGCACCGGGGCCCAACCCGAGCCGAGCCGTCCCGCATCCACCGAACAGACCACCGCCGGCACGTCCGACGCGGCGGCGACCACCGGCGCGGGAACCGGCGCGGGAACCGGCAACGCACCGGTTCCCGGAGCAGCCGCATCGGTGGCAGACCCGACCGGTACCGACCCGAAACCCGAAGCAGGACAACCCGGCTCCGCAGCGCCGGGAGCGACGTCGGTGGAAGCGGTGAACAACGGGCCCGCGCTCGACCAGGCCGTGGCGAGTCAACATGCGCCCACACCGGCCAACCCCGCGCCTGCGACGCCCGGAGCATCCCAACCAGCCCCACAGTCACCCGCTCCGGCCCCCGCACCAGCGCCTGCGCCCGCACCAGCTCCCGCACCAGCCCCCGCACCCTCGCCGAAACCGCCCACCCAGTCGCCGGGCGGCGCACTGAACAACACCCTCGACGGGGTCGTCGATGGCGTCGACGGGGTCGTCGACGGCGTCGGCGGCATTCTGCGCCCGCCCGGCCAGATCATCGGAGGCTCTGGTGGCTGA
- a CDS encoding IniB N-terminal domain-containing protein: MTPNAILEFILNLLRHHDAAVAYCANPGQALVAAGLPDVTPEDIAAVAPMVAESALVSGGSQLSAIVAAGSQAAGNAGAAAAVTTGAAVAADAGLNLGGGLQNDIDLGLQAGTGVDLDLTSGLNTAIGAGLQLGADIGAGVSAGLDGLANAGADLTAGLGGALDTDLGAVIGAGAQVVVDLGAGLSNGLQGVVDGGAGLGGNVATDLSGVLDAGAQAAAGLETGLGATLGAGAQLGTDVGAGVTTGLEGVLDAGAQLGTGLEAGLSTGLGGVLGAGAQVGADLGVDLATGLGGAMDLGTGLETGLTTGIGGVLDAGGQASTDLGAGAQAGADLGAGVSTGLQGAVDAGAGLTSGLSGAVDVGAQAGAGLTSGLGGAVDAGAHAGTDLATGLGGAVGAGAQAATGLETGLSTGIGAADTGLSAGVGGAADVGTHLGAGLETGLGGAINGGLSTGIDTAADLGGGLSTGVGGTVHSGLETAAGVGGSVGTGAHGAADAGAHGAADLGGSVGSTAASTANTWSSLDVSSAFGSGLESSVDAHGDSSLFSDTHVGADVAGNGGGDLHDDMFLH; the protein is encoded by the coding sequence ATGACACCCAACGCGATTCTGGAGTTCATTCTCAACCTGCTACGCCACCACGATGCCGCGGTGGCCTACTGCGCCAACCCCGGCCAGGCGCTGGTCGCGGCCGGTCTACCCGATGTGACGCCCGAGGACATCGCCGCCGTCGCCCCGATGGTCGCGGAATCGGCGCTGGTCAGCGGTGGCTCGCAACTGTCGGCGATCGTCGCGGCCGGTTCGCAGGCCGCCGGGAACGCAGGCGCTGCCGCTGCGGTCACCACCGGAGCGGCCGTCGCCGCCGACGCGGGCCTGAATCTCGGCGGCGGCCTGCAGAACGACATCGACCTCGGCCTGCAAGCCGGAACCGGAGTCGACCTCGATCTGACCTCTGGCCTGAACACCGCGATCGGCGCGGGCCTGCAGCTCGGTGCCGACATCGGCGCCGGGGTTTCCGCAGGTCTCGATGGCCTCGCCAATGCGGGCGCCGACCTGACGGCAGGCCTCGGCGGTGCACTGGACACCGACCTCGGCGCAGTCATCGGCGCCGGCGCGCAGGTTGTCGTCGACCTCGGTGCCGGGTTGTCCAACGGCCTGCAGGGCGTTGTCGATGGCGGTGCTGGTCTCGGCGGAAATGTCGCGACCGATCTGAGCGGTGTGCTGGACGCGGGCGCGCAGGCCGCGGCAGGGCTCGAAACCGGGCTCGGTGCCACTCTCGGCGCCGGCGCGCAGCTGGGAACGGATGTGGGCGCTGGTGTCACCACCGGCCTCGAAGGTGTGCTCGATGCGGGTGCCCAGCTCGGGACGGGTTTGGAGGCGGGTTTGTCCACCGGTCTCGGCGGTGTACTCGGCGCGGGCGCGCAGGTGGGTGCTGATCTGGGTGTTGACCTGGCCACCGGTCTCGGCGGTGCGATGGACCTCGGCACGGGCTTGGAAACGGGGTTGACCACCGGAATCGGTGGTGTCCTCGACGCCGGTGGCCAAGCGTCGACCGACCTCGGCGCAGGTGCGCAGGCCGGAGCGGATCTGGGAGCGGGGGTGTCCACCGGCTTGCAGGGTGCCGTTGACGCGGGTGCGGGTCTGACGTCGGGTTTGAGTGGTGCTGTCGATGTTGGTGCGCAGGCGGGTGCGGGTCTGACGTCGGGTCTGGGTGGTGCTGTCGACGCGGGTGCGCACGCAGGCACCGATCTGGCCACCGGCCTCGGTGGTGCTGTCGGCGCCGGTGCGCAGGCGGCGACGGGGCTCGAGACGGGACTTTCGACAGGAATCGGTGCTGCCGATACCGGCCTGTCCGCTGGTGTCGGTGGCGCTGCGGACGTGGGGACGCACCTGGGCGCGGGCCTCGAGACAGGGCTCGGCGGCGCGATCAACGGTGGACTGTCGACGGGGATCGACACGGCTGCCGATCTCGGCGGCGGGTTGTCCACGGGTGTTGGTGGAACTGTGCACTCCGGGCTGGAAACGGCTGCGGGAGTGGGTGGTTCGGTGGGGACCGGAGCACATGGTGCGGCGGATGCCGGGGCGCACGGCGCGGCGGATCTCGGCGGCAGTGTCGGGTCGACCGCCGCTTCGACCGCGAATACCTGGTCGTCACTGGATGTTTCGAGTGCCTTCGGCTCGGGCCTGGAGAGTTCGGTCGACGCACACGGCGACTCCAGCCTGTTCTCCGACACACATGTGGGTGCCGACGTCGCCGGAAACGGTGGCGGGGACCTGCACGACGATATGTTCCTGCACTGA
- a CDS encoding LuxR C-terminal-related transcriptional regulator has translation MADIAFDTLPCAREIFRELDAAGQRPVVYLIRGRSGTGKSMLLSVIRARLQAGGIALQDHPALPATALEVGSGDAVHAMAGARSVFGAAAGNGRRTSRIVPAADTTQSRAETTQARPALIIDNAETLSHAELENLCATVESGRCTMVIAAQPRPHDPSLRKLADTVARRGRVVDLRALGVSDIAPFARELGMAVPRPVAQHIHQQTAGIRSGVVAALTAACSARLDAGIGAVDEAVAGWARAMLDNVAPDLLETMVVATTGTGLDATELAEVLGIDTAAAQDLIDRARASALVTDADLLLGPAIAPLRTVLGDRRYVAVQRRLLTARLDAGLMRDHTALQLAESGVRDQRLAEFLCAAAAKAGRDAVRYYAAAAAAGADPDIIAVRWAEAAACIGDGETAMRLAEPVLVRSGVSAPELAAAVRICAAVLTRRGLVGRAAQLYSWLGSHRIGADWAVGATVLYLAGDVRAAAEMSHSATQWPPTETNAHARLIATALAQTIVEHETGTTTAVSALIHAAQADSGVDRFLPCTAVSIATLLCLGTGEPDRAGDAVRRATASGLRCHQLQVLQAWAAMLGGDEQTAAATVVALQPGSLDIRDQLLAHGVAVGLARRSGDHAALAKAWQAAYPLFDDVDADLLTLLPIGELWLAGIRLRDERRITPLVEASLALLRRLDQPPAWANAFHWYGVQAAIAHESPAELLPHARLLKTAAEAGDRHAAVLVDAGRTWVLVLRGEVAVAQVQVAVAGLSEIGLTWDAARLASEAALAADDSTTATALLKLARAVRSDARPQEPAVRPPAHAAAPNGRELAASAPAAQATAILSEREREVAELVLLGLTYREIGARLYISAKTVEHHVARIRRRIGARSRSELLSMLRAMGHGSLLV, from the coding sequence GTGGCTGACATCGCGTTCGATACCCTCCCGTGCGCCCGCGAGATCTTCCGCGAACTGGATGCCGCCGGTCAGCGGCCGGTCGTGTATCTCATCCGAGGCCGCTCCGGCACCGGTAAATCCATGTTGCTTTCGGTCATCCGCGCCCGGCTGCAGGCCGGCGGGATCGCACTGCAGGATCACCCCGCGCTGCCTGCGACTGCCCTCGAGGTCGGCTCCGGCGATGCCGTCCACGCGATGGCCGGCGCGCGTAGCGTGTTCGGTGCCGCAGCAGGCAATGGGCGCCGTACGTCCCGTATCGTGCCCGCCGCCGACACCACGCAGTCCCGCGCCGAAACCACGCAGGCACGGCCCGCCCTGATCATCGACAACGCCGAGACCCTGAGTCACGCCGAGCTCGAAAACCTCTGCGCAACTGTCGAATCCGGCCGATGCACGATGGTGATCGCAGCCCAGCCCCGCCCGCACGACCCGTCCCTGCGCAAGCTCGCCGACACCGTGGCGCGCCGCGGCCGGGTGGTCGACCTCCGCGCCCTCGGCGTGAGCGATATCGCGCCGTTCGCCCGCGAGCTCGGCATGGCGGTGCCGCGCCCGGTGGCCCAGCACATCCACCAGCAGACCGCGGGCATCCGCAGTGGCGTGGTCGCCGCACTCACCGCGGCCTGTTCGGCGCGGCTCGACGCCGGTATCGGCGCCGTCGACGAGGCGGTCGCAGGCTGGGCGCGCGCCATGCTGGACAACGTGGCGCCCGACCTGCTCGAGACCATGGTCGTGGCAACCACCGGCACCGGACTCGATGCGACCGAGCTGGCCGAGGTGCTCGGCATCGACACGGCCGCGGCGCAGGATCTCATCGACAGGGCCCGGGCAAGCGCCCTGGTGACCGATGCCGACCTGCTGCTCGGTCCCGCCATCGCACCACTGCGCACAGTGCTCGGCGACCGGCGGTACGTCGCGGTCCAGCGCAGGCTGCTGACCGCGCGATTGGACGCGGGCCTGATGCGCGACCACACCGCGTTGCAGCTGGCCGAGTCCGGCGTGCGCGATCAGCGACTTGCCGAATTCCTGTGTGCCGCCGCGGCAAAGGCGGGCCGCGACGCGGTGCGCTATTACGCCGCGGCCGCCGCGGCAGGCGCCGACCCGGACATCATCGCGGTGCGCTGGGCCGAAGCGGCCGCCTGCATCGGCGACGGCGAGACAGCGATGCGTCTAGCCGAGCCGGTGCTGGTCCGCTCGGGTGTCAGTGCACCGGAACTCGCCGCGGCCGTGCGGATTTGCGCGGCGGTGCTGACCCGACGCGGTCTGGTCGGGCGGGCGGCGCAGTTGTACTCCTGGCTCGGATCCCATCGCATCGGCGCGGATTGGGCGGTCGGCGCGACTGTCCTATACCTCGCGGGCGATGTACGCGCCGCCGCGGAGATGTCGCATTCGGCGACACAGTGGCCACCGACCGAGACCAACGCGCACGCCCGGCTCATCGCCACGGCACTCGCACAGACCATTGTCGAGCACGAAACCGGTACCACCACAGCCGTTTCCGCGCTCATCCACGCGGCGCAGGCCGATTCGGGAGTCGACAGGTTCCTGCCGTGCACCGCGGTGTCCATCGCGACTCTGCTGTGCCTGGGCACCGGTGAACCCGACCGTGCGGGGGATGCCGTGCGCAGAGCCACCGCAAGCGGCCTGCGTTGTCATCAACTCCAGGTGCTGCAGGCGTGGGCCGCGATGCTCGGCGGCGACGAGCAGACCGCCGCGGCGACAGTCGTAGCATTGCAACCGGGCTCGCTCGATATCCGCGACCAGCTGCTCGCCCACGGCGTCGCCGTCGGCCTGGCACGGCGCAGCGGCGATCACGCCGCACTCGCCAAGGCCTGGCAGGCTGCCTACCCACTGTTCGACGACGTGGACGCCGATCTGCTCACCTTGCTGCCGATCGGCGAGCTGTGGCTCGCCGGCATCCGGCTGCGCGACGAGCGCCGGATTACGCCGCTGGTGGAGGCCTCCCTCGCCTTGCTCCGACGCCTGGATCAACCGCCGGCCTGGGCGAATGCCTTCCACTGGTACGGCGTGCAGGCTGCGATCGCACACGAAAGTCCCGCAGAGCTGCTACCGCACGCTCGACTGCTCAAGACCGCGGCCGAGGCGGGCGACCGGCATGCCGCCGTGCTCGTCGACGCCGGCCGCACCTGGGTGCTCGTGCTGCGTGGAGAGGTCGCGGTCGCGCAGGTGCAGGTTGCCGTCGCCGGACTCAGCGAGATCGGCCTGACCTGGGATGCCGCCCGGCTCGCCAGTGAGGCCGCGCTCGCCGCGGACGACTCCACGACCGCGACCGCACTGCTCAAGCTGGCTCGCGCGGTTCGCTCCGATGCGCGTCCGCAGGAACCCGCAGTCCGTCCGCCCGCGCATGCCGCGGCGCCGAACGGTCGGGAGCTTGCCGCGTCTGCACCGGCGGCGCAGGCGACGGCGATCCTCAGCGAACGCGAACGGGAAGTCGCCGAACTCGTACTGCTAGGTTTGACCTATCGGGAGATCGGCGCACGCCTGTACATTTCCGCGAAGACGGTAGAGCATCACGTCGCCCGCATCCGGCGCCGTATCGGTGCCAGGTCCCGCTCGGAGCTTTTGTCTATGCTCCGCGCGATGGGACACGGCTCGCTGCTGGTGTGA
- a CDS encoding S1 family peptidase has product MLLPRIGQLRSAARQTRVRKTVIAASAAILLFGPTAAVATAQPDPNAGLSPELAAAVARDLKISPEEYLHRADLAQQAAAFATTAQRQYPQVFAGSWLDDAGRVVVALAPGSGIDEARKAADSAGFEVRNVAKSEAALRGEKTAFERWLDGQPEAVSALVRGAVIDTVNNSVAVRVDKPGLPMPSFIDPMRVMVMAPPVASEPANLPRAGEIAGEARGALSGGDGFASIGGDTSLRCSFGFNGTDRSGNTVNITAGHCNPDIPSAGNGNAAGVFELHGDRAGAQLGTFQKSVLGAQDYSIVRINDQAKGRFENNGVRVPGRAPIPIDGVATPVVGAPVCKSGSRTGFSCGVVNAVDQTVLVGDRELTQSFSANICALPGDSGGPIVTGRMALGISSASSVADFPICEIPNLIGALTGNVPQLFAQPVSVVLSDNPGLRIRTN; this is encoded by the coding sequence ATGCTCCTGCCACGTATAGGTCAGCTCCGATCAGCTGCGCGACAGACCCGGGTTCGAAAAACAGTAATCGCCGCCTCGGCGGCGATTCTGCTGTTCGGTCCCACAGCAGCAGTAGCGACGGCACAACCGGACCCGAATGCCGGACTTTCCCCCGAGCTGGCAGCGGCCGTGGCACGCGATCTGAAGATCTCGCCGGAGGAGTACCTGCACCGCGCCGACCTCGCCCAGCAGGCCGCGGCCTTCGCCACTACCGCACAGCGTCAGTACCCCCAGGTTTTCGCCGGTTCGTGGCTCGACGACGCGGGCCGCGTCGTGGTGGCGCTCGCGCCGGGATCCGGCATCGATGAGGCGCGCAAGGCCGCCGATTCGGCCGGATTCGAAGTCCGCAACGTCGCCAAGAGCGAGGCTGCGCTGCGCGGTGAGAAGACCGCGTTCGAGCGGTGGCTCGACGGGCAGCCCGAGGCAGTGTCCGCGCTGGTACGCGGCGCGGTGATCGACACCGTCAACAACAGCGTCGCGGTGCGGGTCGACAAGCCGGGTCTGCCGATGCCGAGCTTCATCGATCCGATGCGGGTCATGGTGATGGCTCCGCCGGTGGCGAGCGAGCCCGCGAACCTGCCGCGGGCCGGCGAGATCGCCGGTGAGGCGCGTGGCGCGCTGTCGGGCGGCGACGGTTTCGCCTCGATCGGCGGTGATACGTCGCTGCGTTGCTCGTTCGGCTTCAATGGCACCGACCGGTCCGGCAACACCGTGAACATCACCGCGGGCCACTGCAACCCCGACATTCCCTCGGCGGGCAACGGCAATGCGGCAGGCGTTTTCGAGCTGCACGGCGATCGCGCGGGCGCGCAGCTCGGCACGTTCCAGAAGTCGGTGCTCGGCGCACAGGACTACTCGATCGTTCGGATCAACGACCAGGCCAAGGGCCGCTTCGAGAACAACGGCGTGCGGGTTCCCGGCCGGGCACCGATCCCGATCGACGGCGTCGCCACGCCGGTCGTCGGTGCGCCGGTCTGCAAGTCCGGTTCGCGCACCGGCTTCAGCTGCGGCGTCGTCAATGCCGTCGATCAGACCGTGCTGGTCGGCGATCGTGAGCTCACCCAGAGCTTCTCGGCCAACATCTGCGCGCTGCCCGGCGACAGCGGCGGCCCGATCGTGACCGGCCGGATGGCACTGGGCATCTCCAGCGCGTCCTCGGTGGCCGACTTCCCGATCTGCGAGATCCCCAACCTGATCGGCGCCCTCACCGGCAATGTGCCGCAGCTGTTCGCGCAGCCGGTCAGCGTGGTCCTCTCGGACAACCCGGGTCTGCGGATTCGCACCAACTGA